The following nucleotide sequence is from Chromobacterium rhizoryzae.
CCTCTTAACTTGGGATCAGGTGCTTCATCTTGTGTCATTACAGGAGAAACACCATGCAACAGCCTCAAAACTTTCCCCCGCGCCGCCGCTACAAACTGAACGCCCTGGAACAACAGAGCGCACTGCTGCCCTTCGTCCGCTTCTGCCCCGGCCGCACCTACCCGCATTACTGGCAAATGCCCACGCCCAGCAAGGATCTCCTCGCCGACCACGCCTATGGCCGCGAATGCGCGGCTCACCTGTTGCAATGGCTGAAGGACAATCGGGAATACGTCGGTAAAGGCCTGCTCAGCCGCGTGGCGCGCGACATCGATTTTGACGACCGCGCCGGACGCGGCCAGTGGATGGGCTTTTTCAACTATCTGGAAATCATGATGCTGCTGGGCGCCGACCGGGTCCGGGTTTACCGCCATGTAGACAGCCAACACCAGATCTACCTGGCGCTGGGACAGCGTTTCAGCCTGGAAGCGCGCTTCCGCCGCATCCGCTTGCGAAACCGCTAAACGTCTTGCGGTGGGCATCGCTGCGCTCCACCCACCCTACGGTGGAGGGTCTTGTAGGGTGGGAGGAGCCGAGAGGCGATACCCACCGAACCCCGCCATTGAGACCCAAGCATTGATCCCATCGCGTTTCCGCGTGGGTATCGCTGCGTCCCACCCACCCTACGGCGGATGGTCTTGTAGGGTGGGTGGAGCCGCTAGACGATACCCACCGACACCGTTTGCCGCCGAGCCGGCGCACGCAAAAAAGCGGGGCAGCCCAAAGCGGCCCCGCTTGATTCCTGCTTGCTTGAATGTCAGCCGAGGCTCCAATGCCTCTTGCCGATGTGGCAGGCACTGTCGCGCGGCTTACTGGCCGTGCTTCTCCTCGCCCAGCTTGTCCAGATAGCGCAGGATGCGGCCGCTGTCCTGCTCCAGCTTCTGCATCCGCTCGACGATCTCCTGCTCGTCCAGCGGGCCTTCCTGGCCAAACACCGCCAGCGCGGCGCCGATGTGCTGGCTGGCCTGCTGCTCGGTGGCCGCCAGCTCGCTCCAGGAGCGGGTCTGGCCAAAAGACTGCTGGCCTTGCAGTTGCAGCCAGCCTTGCAGCTCGCTGCCCTGCTCCAGCGGCTTGGCCTCCTCTATCGAGTGATAGGCGGTCTGCTTGAAGATCACGTGGCCCACCTTTTGCAGGCTGAGCTGGGATTTGTCGTGCACGCGGTTCACCTGCGCCATCACTTGCTGCGACTGCTCCACCTGGCTGCTGAAGCGCTGGCGGAAGGTTTCCACCGAGTCCTTGACCTGGCTGGCCACATTGCCGGCGGCGCTGGCCTGGGTCTGCATATTGCCGATGCGCAGCGACAGGTTTTCCAGCACGTCCTGCACATTGTTGGCGGTGCTCTTGCTGCGTTCGGCCAGCTTGCGCACTTCATCGGCCACCACGGCGAAGCCGCGGCCGGTTTCGCCGGCGCGGGCGGCTTCAATGGCGGCGTTCAGCGCCAGCAGATTGGTTTGATCGGCGATGGCGGAGATGTCGGCCAGCGAGGTTTCTATGCCCTGCCATTCCTGGGCCAGCGCGGTGCTGGCGGTGTCCATGCTGCTGACGCTGTCGGCGATGGTGTCCAGGTGGCCGGACAGGTGCTGGGCGGTTTCCAGGCTGACGCGCGCGCCGTCGGCGGTGTCCTGGGTGATGGCGGCCACGTCGGCCATGGCTTGGCTGATGTCTTCCAGATCGCTCTGATTGCTGGCCAGATCCTTGCGCAGATGCGGGTTGTTGAGCGCGGCCAGCTGCGAGGACAGGCGGTTGCGGCGGATGTAGCCGTCGTTGTCGGCCATGGTCTGGATGGCGTGGTTGACGCTGCCCAGCGAGCTGGCCAGGATGCCCGGCAGGCCCTGGCTCAGCGGGCGGCGGCTGTAGTCGCCGGCGCTGATGGCCTTGAAGCAGGTGTTGATTTCCTTGAAATAGGTTTCGATCAGGTCGAGGAAATCATTGAGCTGCCAGGCGAGCTTGCCCACTTCGCCCAGGTTGCGGGTGCCGGTGGCGCGGTGGTGCAGTTCGCCGGAGCTGGCGTAGCCCAGTTGTTCATGCAGGGTGTTGAGCAGACCGAAGATGCGGCCACTGTGGCGCCACAGCAGCAGAGACAGGGCGATGGAGACGGCCAGCAGCAGCGCGTCCACGATGTGGCCGACGATTTCCGGGAACAGGAAGCCGTCCAGCAGCGAGAAGGCGACCAGCAGGTTGAAGCTGATGATGCACCAGCCCAGCTGGGTGCGCAGGAAGGGCGGTTTTTTGTCGTGGTTCATGCGGCGACTCCCGGCGCTTGCAGCACCTGGGCGTTGAGGGACAGGATGAAGTCCTGATAGCTGACGCCTTTTTCCGCCAGCACTTGCAGCAGCCAGGCCACGGAGGCGTCAGGCGCGGTGGCCTTGTTGTGGCTGGCTTCGATCTGGCGCATCTGGGCGTAGACGGGTTCTATGGCCTTGATCGCTTCCTGGCTGGGCGGCCGGCGCACGGAGTAATAGCCTTGCAGTTGGCCGCGCAGATCGTAGTCCGGGGTGACGTTGGCCAGCACCCAATAGTAGTCGCCGTTTTTGCTGTGGTTTTTCACCACGGCGAAGAATTCCTGGCCCTGTTGCAGGGTTTTCCACATCAGCCGGTAGGCGCCGCGCGGCATGTCGGGATGGCGGATCAGATTATGCGGTTTGCCCAGCAGTTCGTGCTCGGCGTAGCCGGCGATGCGCATGAACACGCGGTTGGCGTAGGTGATGTGGCCGGTGGGGTCGGTCTTGGTGATGATCAGTTCATGAGGAGCGAGCCGGATTTCCTTGCTGGCCGGGCCGGCGGCGGGGTGCGTCATGGTCTGTTTCTCTCTTATTTGTCGATTGCATAACCTCTAAATGTTCATTTTCGGCCACTGGCCCAGTAGGGGCAAGCGTTTATTTATTTGTACTGCCCATGCTTGACAGGGTGCTGCTTAAATTACTTCTTAATAATCCAGTTCTTACAAAAACAAAAGGATGCCTTCGGCATCCTTTGCGGCGCGGGTGGGCAGGGCGTCAGAGCCGGTTCAACATCTTGGGGCGCGCCGCTGGCATGGAAGCGGTTTTCAGAGTTTGACGATCTGGCGGATCTGGGACACGCAGGCGCGGGCATCGTCTATCAGCTTGGCGAATTCCGGGCTGTTGATCTCGGCGTGGCTGAGCCAGCGCACCTTATTGCTGATCCGGTACTGGACGCGGATGCCGGCCGGGGTTTGCTGCTGCTTGGCGTTGACCTCGTACCAGGGAGAGCTGACCTTGCACTCGAAGGCCGGCTGGATGGCCTTGGCGCCCTTGAGCAGCACGTCGGACTGCATGGCGCTGGCGTCGCCCAGGTAGACGTCGGCCAGGTTGCCGTTGCGCTTGTAGCTGTCGAAGCTGTCCCACACGCCCTTGAAGTGGGAGTCGTAGAGAAACAGGCCGGAGATCTTCTCCAGCATGCGCGGGTCGCGCACGCTCATGCGCAACGGGTAGACGGACGGCACCATGAAGGAGGTCTTGTCGCGCTGGACCTTGCAGCCTTCCGGTTGATTGCTCAGCCGGTTGCACAGGCTTTGGTCGGTGGCGCTGACGCCCTGGTAACGGTCTTGCAGAATGGTGTCGATCAGCGTGGAGTTGCCCAGTTCGATATCGGCGCGGACGTCGGCGCTGCCGTCGGCTTGCAGCGCGTTTTCGCGCTTGATGTTCAGATCGGTGCGCGCCGGCTCCATCGGCACCTGGGTCTGGCTGACCACGCCGTCCTTGCCGATGATGAAGGCCCAGCGGTCTTGCAGGTCAGACATGATGCGGCCGGGCTGGAAGAAGGGGTTGGTCGGGTCCAGCCACCAGGTCTGTCCGGCGATGTCGGCGCGGACGATCATGTGGTTGGGCGCGCCGATGCCGGGCAGCAGCAGCGGCGGGGCGAACTTGCCGCGGTAGATCAGCGCCGGCTCGGCGGCGACGCCGGAGCGGCGCAGCATGGCGGTCAGCAGGGTGGAGAGGTCTTTGCAGTCGCCGTAGCCGTGCTTTTCGATTTCCGCCAGCGTGAACGGCACCAGGCCGCGTTCCGCCAGACGGGTGTCGTTGAGGTAGCGGTAGTTGCGGTTGATGTGCTGCATGAAGGCGGCCGCCTGCTCCGCGGCCGGCTTGCCCTGGTTGGCGGCCACCACGGCGGCGGCGGCCGGCGGCAGCGGCGCGGCCAGGATTTCGTTGTAACGGCGGGCGTGAGCGCCGAAGTGGTCTTGCGGCTGGTCCGAGGTGGCGATCACCAACTGCGGCCATTCGCGCAGCGCGCTGTTGTTCCACTCGTTGATGTAGTTGAGGTAGCGCGGCCGGCGCAGCGAGACCTTGACGCGTTTGCGGTCCGCGCTGGCGTCCACCGCGTAATCGTCCAGCATCATGCCGCGCCAGATCAGCGGGCGCGTGGACTGGATGTCGAAGTTGAAGCTGTCTTCGCGCGCTTTTTGCGGGCCCAAGTCCAATTGGTAGCGCAGCTGGCGCACCAAGGGCTGCGCCACGCTGTGGGTCTTGATGCGGTAGGACACGGTGCTGCCCACCGACAATTCCGGGAAGGCCATCCAGGTTTGCATGTCGCGGCTGACGCCGGCGTCCGGATTGGGCGCGGCGCGGGTTTCGATCTGGGATTTGCCCAGTTTGATCACTTTGCCGTTGGGCTGGATCACTTCGGCCTGTTCCACCCGCAGGCGGTCTTCGGCCGGGTAGGTGAAGTCGATGCGGGACAGCTGTTCGCGGCCGGAGGGGTGCAGGATGGTGAATTGCTTGCTGGTGACGCAGTCCAGGCTGTTGTCTTTATTGTGCTGGCAACTGACGGCGGTTTTGACCGCCAGCGGCGCTTCGCTGACCGGTTGCAGCGCGGCGGCGCTGAAGCTGCTGTAGAGGCCGGCGGCCAGCCCGAGAGTGAGTGTACGCATAGTGGAATCGAAAAGTGTGATGTTGCGGTGATGATTATACGGCGCGAGGGCGGAGAAAACGCGCATCCGGCGTCCGCGCCGCCGGATGGGGTCAAGCGTTCCATATTCGCATATTAGCGCTTGCGAATGTGTGTGCTTTTTGTGTCGCTGTTGAGCTTGTCCGCGATCCCGCGCGCAAGTGCGGGACAAGATGGCGGATGGTCAACGGGCGTTCACGGCGCGGCCCACATCCGCAGCAGGTTATGGTAGTTGGCGGTCAGCGCCACTAGGGCTTCGTTGTCGCCCAATTGCTGGCGCAGGCTGGAGATCGCCGCGTCCATGTCGAACAGCAGCCGGCGTTTGCCGTCGTCGCCGATCATGCTTTGCACCCAGAAGAAGGAAGCCAGCCGCGCGCCGGCGGTGACCGGTTCCACCCGGTGCAGGCTGGTGGACGGATAGAGCACCATGTCGCCGGCGTCCAGCTTGACGCTATGGCTGCCGTAAGTGTCTTCAATCACCAGTTCGCCGCCTTCGTATTCGTCCGGGCGGCTGAAGAATAGGGTGCAGGACACGTCGGTGCGCACCCAGCCGTTGTCGAAGGGGTGGCGGCGCACGGCGTTGTCCACGTGGTTGCCGAAGTCCATGCCGGCCTGGTAGCAGTTGAACAGCGGCGGGAAGATTTTGGCCGGCAGCGCGGCGGAGAAGAACAGGCCGTTGCGTTGCAGCGCGCCTTCCACCATGGCCTGCAGTTGTTGGGCTTCCGGCAGTTGCTGCGGCAGCTGCAGATTGCGTTTGACCTGGGCGGACTGGCTGCCGGCGGTGATGCGGCCGTCCGCCCAGTCGGCGCGGGCCAGCAGTTCGCGGCCCAGCGCCAGTTCTTCGGCGCTCAGCACCGCGGGGATGTGCAATAACATGGGGTCTCCGTAATGGGGCCAAGCCCCCGGCGAACCGGGGGCCGGAGCCGGCTTGCAAGCGGTTTACGATCTGCTGCGCGCCGGTAGGGACATTGTGCGATGAGCGCCGGCTTCGAAGCGCTCATGCGCCATCGGCGCAGGCCGCTTTCTCAGCCGCTTGCGCCTGGTCTCGTTCTGGCTCGCGAGATCGTAATCACCTGCTTAGTACTTGAAGCTGACCGTCAGTTGCGCTTCGCGCGGGGTGCCCAGCGTGGCGTGCGCTGGGTAGCCGCCGTCGAAGTAGGTCTTGTTGGCCAGGTTGTTCACATTCAGCTGCACCTTGTACTTGCGGGTCTCGTAAGCCAGCATCGCGTTGGCCACGGTGTAGGCCGGCAGGTAGTTGGTGTTGGCTTCATGCGCGTAGCGCTTGCCCACATGGGTCAGGCCGAAACCGCCGATCACTTCTTCGGTGAACTTGTAGGTGGTCCACAGGTTGGCGGTGACCTTGGGTGTGTAACGCGGCATATTGCCTTCGGTGCCGGAGGCGCCCAAGGCCGGCGGCGCGGCCTTGTCGATGCGGGACTTCATCAAGGTCAGGCCGGCGAAGACGTCCCAGCGTTCGCTCAGCCGCCCGGCGCCCTCCACTTCCACGCCATCGGTGTGGCGCTTGCCGGACAGCAGCACGGTGTTCTGGTCCAGCGGATCGGTGTTGCGTTCGTTGGTCTTCTCGATGCGGAACAGCGCCGCGCGCAGGCTGGCGTCGCCTTCGAACAGATCCCACTTGGCGCCCAGTTCGATATTGCGGTTCTTTTCCGGATCCACCTTGGCGGTGGCCTTGTCCAGCGCATAGGCTTCGCCCGACGGGTTGAACGAGGTGCCGTAGCTCAGATAGTAGGACTGGGCGCTGCTGGGCTGCCAGATCAGGCCGCCGCGCCAGCTCCACACATTGTCGGTGCGGCTGACGTCGTAGCTGCTGCTGGGGTCTTGATTGACGGAGCCGTCGCGCTTGCCGGCGCGGATCTTGTAGTCGCCGCTGAAGCGGTCGAAGCGCGCGCCCACCACGGCCTTCCATTGCGGGTTCAGCTCCAGCGTGTCCATCGCGTACAGGCCGATATTGCTGGCGTCGAACTGGGTGTTGCTGCTGCGGTAGCGGCTGAGGTCGGTGGGCGATCCCGGATTGGGATTGTCCCGGTCGGTGGGAGCAACTAGGCCAAGCGTGGCGTAGCGGTTGGTGTCGGATTTTTCCTTGCTCAGCTCCAAGCCGGTCAGCAGCGTATGGCGCACGCTGCCGGTATCGAACTTGCTGACCAGATCGGTCTGGTTGTTCCACGACCAATCGATGCCGTCGCGCATCGGCTTGCTGCGGCACATCGCGGAGTTGGGGTCGACGACTTGGCCGCTAACCGCGTCGCCGCAAACATAGCGTCCGGTCCAGGTTCCGCCTTGGTTGGCTGGTTTATTCAGTTGTTTTGATGGATTGCGCGGCGCGGTCGGCGACACATCGCGCCAGAAGCGGTTGAAACGCAATTGGTTGCTCAGCACCAGGTCGTCGCTGAAGCGGTGGGTGAGCTTGGCGGTGAGGATGTCGGTCTGGGTTTTCTCGAAGTCGCTGTTCAGGCCGTAGAAGCGGTCGCGCGGCACGTCGATGGGCTGCTGGGTGTTGGCGTTGAACGGGATGCCGTAGTCCGGAACATTGTCTTCCTTCTGGTGGAAGTAGGACAGCACCAGGGTGGTGGGTTCGCCCAGGCCGAAGGCCAGGGACGGCGCGACGCCGAAGCGCTGGTTCTTCACCGGGCCGCGGTCGCTGCCGTCGTCGGTGGCCATCAGGTTGACGCGCATCGCGGCGCTGTCGCTGAACGCCTGGTTGATGTCGAAGGTGGAGCGAGCGAAGCGATTGCTGCCGACGCTCATTTCACCCGCCACCAGAGAGCCGGCGAACGGCGTCTTGCTGGCCTGGTTGACCACGCCGCCGGTGGAGCCGCGGCCAAACAGCATGGAGCTGGCGCCCTTCAGCACTTCCACTTTTTCCAGGTTGAAGGTGTCGCGGTTGTACTGGCCGATGTCGCGCATGCCATCCAGATAGGTGTCGGTGAAGGCGGAAAAGCCGCGGATCACCACCTGGTCGCCGGTGCGGCCGCCTTCGCCGGCGGCGAAGGTGATGCCGGGCACGTTGCGCAGCGCGTCCTTCAAATTGGAGACGGCCTGATCTTCCAGCAATTGCTTGCTGAGCACGGTGACCGATTGCGGGATGTCCTTCAGCTTCTGGTTCAGCTTGCCGATGGCGCTGGACTCGGTCTTCAGGCTGCCGCGCACCGGCGTTTCGCCTTCCACGCGCACGGTTTCCAGTTTGGTGGGCGCGTCGGCGGCCAGGGCCAGTCCGGGGGAGAGGGCGGCGGCGAGCATGCCGGCGCCGATTTTCGCGGGCAACTTGCGCGCGACGATGCCGCTGCCGCGGCTTGGGGTGGGCAGATGTTCCATCAGGGTTCTCATTTTGTTTGTGTCGTTATAATCGCCGGCCGGCTAAGGCCGGCTCTGCTCTTCTTTGCCTGACTGCGCGCTTCTCCGGCCTGGTCCGGGCAAGGAGCGGACGAAGGCCCTCCTGGTCTGCGCGGCGGCAGTCCGTGGAGTGGGTGGAGAGGGGTGAGGAACCGGCGCGAAATAGCGGCTGGATAAGCGGCTGCGCGCTGGCGGGTACGGGACGCGGATCTCGCGTCTACTGCGGCTCAGGCTCTTAGAACCTGTTTACGATCTGCTGCGCGTCGGCGACACAGCGTTAAAAACGGTTTCGAAATGCTCATGTACCGCGCGTACATTCCGCTTTCTCAGCCACAACGCCTTGTCTCGCCTTAGCTCGCGAGATCGTAAACACGTTCTTAGGGGCCGGCTGGCAGAGTCCTCAAGCAAACCAATGGCGTGGGCTTGCGTGACGGCTCTGCGCGAGCGGCCGGCGGGCGCCGGCCTGCTCGCAGGCGGTTTTTACGGCGCTTCGGTGGCGAAGCCGATCTTGCTGATGCCGCCTTGTTGGGCGCTGGCCAGGGTTTTGGCCACGGTTTCGTAACGCACGCTCTTGTCGGCGAACAAGTGCAGCTCCACTTGCGGGTTGTCGCGGGCGGCGGCGGCGAAACGGGCGTCCAGCTCGCCTTCCGGCACTTTGACGTCGTTCCAGAACACCGCGCCGGCGGCGTCTATGGCCAGGCGGATTTCCTTGGGCTGGCTCTGCTGCGCGGCGGCGCTGGCCTGCGGCAGATCCAGCTTGACGGTATTGGTCAGCAGCGGGGTGGTGATGATGAACACCACCAGCAGCACCAACATCACATCCACCAGCGGGGTGGTGTTGATGTCGGCCATCGGGGCGGAGCCGCCCTTGTCGAAACTACCGAAGGCCATCGATCTCTCCGGACTGAGTCAGCAGCTGGGCGTGCAGATCGTGGGCGAAGTAGTCCATGTCCTGAGCCATGATGCGCTGCATGCGGGTCAGGGCGTTGTAGGCCAGCACCGCGGGGATGGCGGCGGCCAGGCCGGCGGCGGTGGCCACCAGGGCCTCGCCGATGGGGCCGGCCACCGCGGCGATGGTGACCTGGCCGGCCGCGCCGATGTTCACCAGCGCGTGGTAAATGCCCCATACCGTGCCGAACAAGCCGATGAAGGGCGCGGTGGAGCCCACCGAGGCCAGCACGGTCATGCCGGTTTCCTGCTTGCCGTTTTCCTGTGCCAGGCCCTTGCGGATGGCGCGGGTCAGGAATTCGTCCAGATCGCAGCTCTGGCCCAGCGGGCGCTCAGCCTGGCTGCGGTAGTGGCGCAGCGCGGCCAGGCCCTGGCGGGTGAGGTTGGCGAAGGGCGCGCGGGAATCCTGCAGCTGGGTTTCCGCCTGTTTCCAGTTGGGGGCATCCCACAGCGCGGCCTCGGCCTGCTTGTTGGCGCGGCGGATATGCCAGGTGCTGACGCCGCGAACCAGGATCAGGTACCAGGTCAGCACCGACATCAGGACCAGGATCATGAACACCGCGACCAGCACGGCGTCCCCTTGTTGGAATACAGTCATTAGATTCATGATTTGGCAGACTTCAAAGAAAATTCAACGGGAACGATAAAGGTGTAGGCGATGGCTTCATTGCCGCGTTTGGCCGGGGTGAAGGTCCATTTCTTCACCGCCGCTAGGGCGGCGCGGTCCAAGCGCGGGAAGCCGCTGGTGTTGGCCAGCGCCACGTCCAGCGGCTGGCCTTGGGCGGATACGTGCACCCGCAGCTGCACGGTGCCGGTTTCGCCTTCCTCGATGGACAGCGCCGGGTAGGCCGGCTTGGGATTGTTCAGATAGCCGCCCCGGTACATCGGCTCGGTGATCGAGGGCTTGGCGTCGGCGGACTGGCCGCGCGAGCTGCCGCCCTCGGCGGAGCTGGTGGCCGCGCTGGGCTTGCTTTCCGCCGCGGGGGCGGCGGTGGGCACGCTGATGGCCTTGGCGCTGGGCGCGGCCGGCGTGGGCGTGGCCATTACTTTGGGTTTGACCGGAGTCGGCTTCGGCGTCGGGGTGGGCTTGACCTGCGGCGTCGGCTTTTTCTCGGGCTTGGGCTGCTGCTTGGGCGCAGCCGGCGCGGCGGCCTTGCTGGGCGCGGCCAGGCTGATCATTTCCATGCTGGCGACGCGCGGCAGCGTGATCGGCGCCTGCATCGCCACTGCGCCGCCCATCAGCACGAAGACCAGGGCATGCAGGCCCACGGTGCTGGAGAGCGCCGAGTATTGAAGAATTCGCTGGTTCATGACGGTGATGATAATACAAACTATTCTCATTATCCAAGCTGGAAAACGCGTATATCCTCACGTCATTGATATGGGTAAATAAATGAAGGGAAAAGGATTTTGCCAAGCGTCGCGTCCGCCGGCGCGCCGGAGCGGCCCGGCGCTTGCAATCCATGGTTTTGCCTGCATATTTTGCAGCATTGGCCACGGCGGAGTGCCGGTGGCGACATTATTGGAATACAAAACATGCAACAGTTCGACGGAACCACCATCGTGTCCATTCGCCGCGGCAATCGCGTGGCGCTGGGCGGGGATGGCCAGGTCACCCTGGGCAACATCGTGATCAAGGCCTCGGCGCGCAAGGTGCGCAAGCTGCACGGCGGCAAGGTGCTGGCGGGCTTTGCCGGCGGCACCGCCGACGCCTTCACCCTGATCGAGCGTTTTGAAGCCAAGCTGCAAAAACATCAGGGCAATCTGCTGGTGTCGGCGGTGGAACTGGCCAAGGACTGGCGCACCGACCGCATGCTGCGCCGGCTGGAGGCGATGCTGATCGTCGCCGACAAGAACAGCACCCTGATCATCACCGGCAACGGCGACGTGCTGGAACCGGAGCAAGGCATCGCCGCCATCGGCTCCGGCGGCGCCTACGCCCAGTCCGCGGCGCGCGCGCTGTTTGAAAACACCGATCTGGCGCCGGAAGTGGTGGTGAAGAAGTCGCTGGAGATCGCCGGCGACATCTGCATCTACACCAACCACAACCATGTGATCGAGCTGTTGGACGACGCCGAAGAGCCGGAAGGCAAAGAGCCGGCAGCCAACTGAGCCGCCCGATTCAAGAATCAAATCGCCGGGAGCGCCGCTTCCGGCTGGAGAACGTCATGACGCAAATGACCCCGCAGGAAATCGTCCACGAGCTGGACCAACACATCATCGGCCAGAACGCCGCCAAGCGCGCGGTGGCGGTGGCCTTGCGCAACCGCTGGCGCCGTCAGCAGGTGGCCGAGCCGCTGCGCAGCGAAATCACCCCCAAGAACATCCTGATGATAGGCCCCACCGGTGTGGGCAAGACCGAGATCGCCCGCCGCCTGGCCAAGTTGTCCGGCGCGCCCTTCATCAAGATAGAAGCCACCAAGTTCACCGAGGTGGGCTATGTCGGCCGCGATGTGGACACCATCATCCGCGACCTGGTGGAAGTGGCGATCAAGGACACCCGCGACGCCGCCATCAAGCGCAACCGCCCGCGCGCGGAAGACGCGGCGGAAGACCGCATCCTGGACGTGCTGCTGCCGCGCCCGCGTCAGCAGGCCGGTTTCTTCGGTGGCGAGCCGGAAGCGGAGGCCAAGCCGGAAGACGGCGCCACCCGCCAGAAATTCCGCAAGATGCTGCGCGAAGGCGCGCTGGACGATAAAGAGATCGAAATCGAAATCGCCGCGCCGGCGGCGCAGATGAATGTGATGGCCCCGCCGGGGATGGAGGATTTCGCCAGCCAGCTGCAAGGCATGTTCCAGGGCATGGGCTCCGGCAAGAAACAGACGGCCAAGATGAAGGTGACGGAGGCGCGCAAGCAGTTGATAGACGAGGAAGCCGCCAAGCTGGTCAACGACGAGGAACTGCGCGCCGAAGCGCTGAAGAACGTCGAGCAGAACGGCATCGTGTTCCTGGACGAGATCGACA
It contains:
- a CDS encoding methyl-accepting chemotaxis protein; its protein translation is MNHDKKPPFLRTQLGWCIISFNLLVAFSLLDGFLFPEIVGHIVDALLLAVSIALSLLLWRHSGRIFGLLNTLHEQLGYASSGELHHRATGTRNLGEVGKLAWQLNDFLDLIETYFKEINTCFKAISAGDYSRRPLSQGLPGILASSLGSVNHAIQTMADNDGYIRRNRLSSQLAALNNPHLRKDLASNQSDLEDISQAMADVAAITQDTADGARVSLETAQHLSGHLDTIADSVSSMDTASTALAQEWQGIETSLADISAIADQTNLLALNAAIEAARAGETGRGFAVVADEVRKLAERSKSTANNVQDVLENLSLRIGNMQTQASAAGNVASQVKDSVETFRQRFSSQVEQSQQVMAQVNRVHDKSQLSLQKVGHVIFKQTAYHSIEEAKPLEQGSELQGWLQLQGQQSFGQTRSWSELAATEQQASQHIGAALAVFGQEGPLDEQEIVERMQKLEQDSGRILRYLDKLGEEKHGQ
- a CDS encoding PAS domain-containing protein — translated: MTHPAAGPASKEIRLAPHELIITKTDPTGHITYANRVFMRIAGYAEHELLGKPHNLIRHPDMPRGAYRLMWKTLQQGQEFFAVVKNHSKNGDYYWVLANVTPDYDLRGQLQGYYSVRRPPSQEAIKAIEPVYAQMRQIEASHNKATAPDASVAWLLQVLAEKGVSYQDFILSLNAQVLQAPGVAA
- a CDS encoding DUF3857 domain-containing transglutaminase family protein, which translates into the protein MRTLTLGLAAGLYSSFSAAALQPVSEAPLAVKTAVSCQHNKDNSLDCVTSKQFTILHPSGREQLSRIDFTYPAEDRLRVEQAEVIQPNGKVIKLGKSQIETRAAPNPDAGVSRDMQTWMAFPELSVGSTVSYRIKTHSVAQPLVRQLRYQLDLGPQKAREDSFNFDIQSTRPLIWRGMMLDDYAVDASADRKRVKVSLRRPRYLNYINEWNNSALREWPQLVIATSDQPQDHFGAHARRYNEILAAPLPPAAAAVVAANQGKPAAEQAAAFMQHINRNYRYLNDTRLAERGLVPFTLAEIEKHGYGDCKDLSTLLTAMLRRSGVAAEPALIYRGKFAPPLLLPGIGAPNHMIVRADIAGQTWWLDPTNPFFQPGRIMSDLQDRWAFIIGKDGVVSQTQVPMEPARTDLNIKRENALQADGSADVRADIELGNSTLIDTILQDRYQGVSATDQSLCNRLSNQPEGCKVQRDKTSFMVPSVYPLRMSVRDPRMLEKISGLFLYDSHFKGVWDSFDSYKRNGNLADVYLGDASAMQSDVLLKGAKAIQPAFECKVSSPWYEVNAKQQQTPAGIRVQYRISNKVRWLSHAEINSPEFAKLIDDARACVSQIRQIVKL
- a CDS encoding Fe2+-dependent dioxygenase, which translates into the protein MLLHIPAVLSAEELALGRELLARADWADGRITAGSQSAQVKRNLQLPQQLPEAQQLQAMVEGALQRNGLFFSAALPAKIFPPLFNCYQAGMDFGNHVDNAVRRHPFDNGWVRTDVSCTLFFSRPDEYEGGELVIEDTYGSHSVKLDAGDMVLYPSTSLHRVEPVTAGARLASFFWVQSMIGDDGKRRLLFDMDAAISSLRQQLGDNEALVALTANYHNLLRMWAAP
- a CDS encoding TonB-dependent receptor, with translation MEHLPTPSRGSGIVARKLPAKIGAGMLAAALSPGLALAADAPTKLETVRVEGETPVRGSLKTESSAIGKLNQKLKDIPQSVTVLSKQLLEDQAVSNLKDALRNVPGITFAAGEGGRTGDQVVIRGFSAFTDTYLDGMRDIGQYNRDTFNLEKVEVLKGASSMLFGRGSTGGVVNQASKTPFAGSLVAGEMSVGSNRFARSTFDINQAFSDSAAMRVNLMATDDGSDRGPVKNQRFGVAPSLAFGLGEPTTLVLSYFHQKEDNVPDYGIPFNANTQQPIDVPRDRFYGLNSDFEKTQTDILTAKLTHRFSDDLVLSNQLRFNRFWRDVSPTAPRNPSKQLNKPANQGGTWTGRYVCGDAVSGQVVDPNSAMCRSKPMRDGIDWSWNNQTDLVSKFDTGSVRHTLLTGLELSKEKSDTNRYATLGLVAPTDRDNPNPGSPTDLSRYRSSNTQFDASNIGLYAMDTLELNPQWKAVVGARFDRFSGDYKIRAGKRDGSVNQDPSSSYDVSRTDNVWSWRGGLIWQPSSAQSYYLSYGTSFNPSGEAYALDKATAKVDPEKNRNIELGAKWDLFEGDASLRAALFRIEKTNERNTDPLDQNTVLLSGKRHTDGVEVEGAGRLSERWDVFAGLTLMKSRIDKAAPPALGASGTEGNMPRYTPKVTANLWTTYKFTEEVIGGFGLTHVGKRYAHEANTNYLPAYTVANAMLAYETRKYKVQLNVNNLANKTYFDGGYPAHATLGTPREAQLTVSFKY
- a CDS encoding ExbD/TolR family protein translates to MAFGSFDKGGSAPMADINTTPLVDVMLVLLVVFIITTPLLTNTVKLDLPQASAAAQQSQPKEIRLAIDAAGAVFWNDVKVPEGELDARFAAAARDNPQVELHLFADKSVRYETVAKTLASAQQGGISKIGFATEAP
- a CDS encoding MotA/TolQ/ExbB proton channel family protein, with product MNLMTVFQQGDAVLVAVFMILVLMSVLTWYLILVRGVSTWHIRRANKQAEAALWDAPNWKQAETQLQDSRAPFANLTRQGLAALRHYRSQAERPLGQSCDLDEFLTRAIRKGLAQENGKQETGMTVLASVGSTAPFIGLFGTVWGIYHALVNIGAAGQVTIAAVAGPIGEALVATAAGLAAAIPAVLAYNALTRMQRIMAQDMDYFAHDLHAQLLTQSGEIDGLR
- a CDS encoding energy transducer TonB, which encodes MNQRILQYSALSSTVGLHALVFVLMGGAVAMQAPITLPRVASMEMISLAAPSKAAAPAAPKQQPKPEKKPTPQVKPTPTPKPTPVKPKVMATPTPAAPSAKAISVPTAAPAAESKPSAATSSAEGGSSRGQSADAKPSITEPMYRGGYLNNPKPAYPALSIEEGETGTVQLRVHVSAQGQPLDVALANTSGFPRLDRAALAAVKKWTFTPAKRGNEAIAYTFIVPVEFSLKSAKS
- the hslV gene encoding ATP-dependent protease subunit HslV translates to MQQFDGTTIVSIRRGNRVALGGDGQVTLGNIVIKASARKVRKLHGGKVLAGFAGGTADAFTLIERFEAKLQKHQGNLLVSAVELAKDWRTDRMLRRLEAMLIVADKNSTLIITGNGDVLEPEQGIAAIGSGGAYAQSAARALFENTDLAPEVVVKKSLEIAGDICIYTNHNHVIELLDDAEEPEGKEPAAN